A single genomic interval of Armigeres subalbatus isolate Guangzhou_Male chromosome 1, GZ_Asu_2, whole genome shotgun sequence harbors:
- the LOC134207565 gene encoding uncharacterized protein LOC134207565, whose amino-acid sequence MTIFDPLGLIAHFLADLKFLLQDIWRSSVTWDEEIGDEEYDKWKIWLSALPQVEELQIPTCFWPDYSINQVDEVQLHSFVDAGKNGMAAVCYLRFRKNEEIHCSIVAAKTRVSPLKLTSIPRLELQAAIIGTRLSKTVCDTLPIRNVKKFYWSDSRDVLCWINSDHRRVDSQFVGFRVTEILESTEAHEWRYVPSKLNVADDGTKWKESSDLSAGNRWFRGPSFLKENEEAWPQSFTRGKPTDTELLQNLQVHYTPPEPVIRVQNFSSWKRLQRVLALVQRFIKNCRLKMEQKPIEVGPLNAAELRTVEAHLIRIAQQEGFPEELRTLRNAAQHPEKTTKLLPESSPLYKLLPWIDDLGIMRMKTRIAACQYATDDAKNPIILPRYHHITTLIIHHYHNRYHHQNHETVINEIRQKYQISRLRSCYSQVRRDCQRCKNDHSVPNTPIMANLPPGRLAAFCLPFTHVGIDYFGPIEVAVGRRREKRWGMLATCLTVRAVHIELVNSLSTDSCIMAIRNFIARRGQPRKIYSDRGTNFVGANAELKKLLTIINHDAMMREFTTTETEWVFNPPLAPHMGGSWERLIRTVKGNLMAVCTTKTLSDEVLRNLLIEIESVVNSRPLTHVPVDDDSGPALTPNHFLVGSSNGSKPLISIDDTGIALRQNMCTSQILANCYWKRWLTDYLPEITRRSKWFHYRVTVGRKVESSLRLLAETGKRDQRQCRHPSEYTSAPL is encoded by the exons ATGACCATATTCGACCCGCTCGGGCTCATCGCTCACTTCCTTGCCGATTTGAAGTTCTTGCTACAGGACATCTGGCGATCTAGTGTCACCTGGGACGAAGAAATCGGGGACGAGGAGTACGATAAGTGGAAGATTTGGCTGAGCGCCTTGCCGCAGGTTGAAGAACTCCAAATACCTACATGCTTCTGGCCTGACTACTCCATCAACCAAGTCGACGAAGTGCAGCTCCATTCGTTCGTAGATGCTGGCAAGAATGGAATGGCCGCCGTGTGCTATCTACGGTTCAGGAAGAACGAAGAGATCCATTGTTCAATAGTCGCAGCAAAAACTAGAGTATCTCCGCTAAAGTTGACATCGATCCCTCGACTGGAATTACAAGCGGCGATAATTGGAACACGACTCTCTAAAACCGTGTGTGATACACTGCCGATCCGCAATGTGAAGAAGTTCTACTGGTCAGACTCCCGAGATGTTCTATGCTGGATAAACTCCGACCACCGACGCGTCGACAGCCAGTTCGTTGGATTCCGCGTCACCGAGATTCTCGAATCCACCGAAGCTCACGAATGGCGATACGTACCTAGCAAGCTGAACGTAGCCGACGACGGTACCAAATGGAAAGAAAGTTCCGACCTGTCCGCAGGAAACAGATGGTTCCGAGGTCCTAGCTTTCTCAAAGAAAATGAGGAAGCTTGGCCGCAATCTTTTACCCGCGGCAAACCAACAGACACCGAACTGCTGCAAAATCTGCAAGTTCATTACACTCCTCCAGAACCAGTCATTCGTGTACAAAACTTTTCAAGCTGGAAGAGACTGCAACGCGTTTTGGCGCTGGTGCAACGGTTCATAAAGAATTGTCGCCTGAAGATGGAACAGAAGCCTATCGAAGTAGGACCTCTGAACGCAGCCGAACTCCGTACAGTCGAAGCGCATCTAATCCGTATAGCGCAGCAGGAAGGCTTCCCGGAAGAACTACGTACTCTACGAAACGCAGCTCAACATCCGGAAAAAACTACGAAGCTTCTTCCCGAATCCAGTCCGCTGTACAAGCTTCTTCCGTGGATCGATGACCTTGGCATAATGCGTATGAAGACCCGTATCGCAGCGTGCCAATATGCCACCGACGACGCTAAGAATCCCATCATCCTTCCAAGATATCACCACATTACCACACTAATAATTCACCACTACCACAACCGATACCATCACCAAAATCACGAGACAGTGATAAACGAAATACGCCAAAAGTATCAAATCTCTCGCTTACGTTCATGCTACAGTCAAGTTCGCCGTGATTGTCAACGGTGCAAGAATGATCATTCAGTACCAAACACTCCGATTATGGCTAACCTACCACCCGGTCGCCTAGCAGCGTTTTGTCTACCGTTTACTCACGTGGGCATCGACTACTTTGGGCCCATTGAAGTTGCTGTAGGAAGAAGGCGCGAGAAGCGCTGGGGAATGTTGGCAACGTGCTTGACCGTTCGTGCAGTACATATCGAGCTTGTCAATTCCCTTAGCACCGATTCTTGTATAATGGCTATCCGTAACTTCATCGCTCGTCGTGGTCAACCCCGGAAGATCTACAGCGACCGTGGCACCAACTTCGTCGGCGCCAATGCAGAGTTGAAGAAGCTATTGACAATTATCAATCATGATGCCATGATGAGGGAGTTCACGACCACAGAGACCGAGTGGGTATTTAACCCACCGTTGGCACCACACATGGGCGGTAGTTGGGAGCGGCTTATACGAACCGTCAAAGGTAATCTGATGGCTGTTTGCACCACCAAAACCCTCTCGGATGAAGTGTTACGAAATCTACTGATTGAGATCGAGAGCGTCGTCAACTCTCGGCCCTTAACACACGTTCCAGTAGATGACGATTCTGGTCCAGCGCTAACTCCAAATCATTTTCTGGTTGGCTCATCCAATGGTTCGAAACCTTTAATCAGCATCGACGACACCGGCATCGCCCTCAGGCAGAACATGTGTACTTCGCAAATTCTGGCGAACTGCTACTGGAAACGCTGGCTAACAGACTATCTTCCGGAGATTACCCGCCGGTCCAAGTGGTTCCA TTACCGCGTAACTGTTGGCCGAAAGGTAGAGTCATCGCTACGACTACTAGCCGAGACGGGCAAACGCGATCAGCGACAGTGCAGACATCCGTCGGAGTATACGAGCGCCCCGTTGTGA